In Acidobacteriota bacterium, the following are encoded in one genomic region:
- a CDS encoding TM1812 family CRISPR-associated protein, which yields MAEKIGSNKKEGTCVVIGGLGNKPYESRPYTWNHDQVNVGTPLAAVARLVPRARDLRVLAVGNSAVWDKHHSGLQSDLKGASVDHILIEDESEDALTRLYRDIHHEVTRASSVVVDITGGFRPLAFVAYWAVLFTRAERSARGDLSMGMYYARFADGDDRAVPIIDLSPFLISVAWQEATGFFQRYGSLDPLVKVLDLKVRNAFEQSSVDRKVREALSRLKGRLSDLQSCLSLGLVVPVGETAAEVRDKMNELRDHGLVDLLPLGASAVDGTARAVSALAADGDKHCLCSEELERQLRLARWYVEHNRPGLALLAIREWIINRTIFAGDEADRTGWLDYPGTRRRIERQLNARADWLRDSGNADGCEGDRVAAVWSSVAKYRNQIAHAGNSADARALGDRVAPKITAWIEDLEALHRDEGVWGSGHTGTSGTVILQPLGTSPGVLYTVLKKVPHDSLIVLGSEQSLPLVDSALAAAGVDVPSTRVQLESPWQAHKEFRRVRQEIEAELRSASDLVAVLTGGTAAMTVLVNSLARFSETLGTRVRRLLLLDSRNPEVQRTDPWHPGELEWIDAEDSTVTG from the coding sequence ATGGCCGAAAAAATCGGCTCAAACAAGAAAGAAGGAACTTGCGTAGTGATCGGCGGCTTGGGCAACAAGCCTTACGAGAGCCGGCCCTATACCTGGAACCACGACCAGGTCAACGTCGGAACTCCTCTGGCCGCTGTCGCGCGTCTCGTGCCCCGGGCCAGGGACCTGCGCGTGTTGGCCGTGGGCAACAGCGCTGTGTGGGACAAGCATCACTCGGGTCTGCAGAGCGATCTGAAAGGCGCGTCGGTGGATCACATCCTTATCGAGGACGAAAGCGAAGATGCCTTGACCCGGCTTTACCGGGATATTCATCATGAGGTGACACGGGCTTCTTCGGTTGTCGTCGATATTACCGGCGGGTTTCGGCCCTTGGCGTTCGTTGCCTATTGGGCGGTACTCTTCACCCGGGCCGAGCGTTCAGCAAGGGGAGACCTGTCGATGGGCATGTACTACGCGAGATTTGCGGATGGCGACGATCGAGCCGTGCCGATCATCGATCTCAGCCCGTTTCTGATCTCGGTCGCCTGGCAGGAGGCTACCGGATTCTTTCAGCGTTACGGCTCCCTTGATCCGCTCGTCAAGGTTCTGGACTTGAAGGTACGCAATGCATTCGAGCAGTCGAGTGTGGACCGCAAAGTGCGGGAGGCGTTGAGTCGGCTCAAGGGGCGTTTATCGGATTTACAGAGCTGCCTCAGCCTCGGGCTCGTGGTGCCCGTCGGGGAGACTGCGGCTGAAGTGCGCGACAAAATGAACGAACTCAGAGACCATGGCCTGGTGGATCTGCTCCCCCTCGGGGCGTCGGCGGTGGATGGTACGGCAAGGGCTGTGAGTGCTTTAGCCGCGGATGGCGACAAGCATTGTCTCTGCAGCGAGGAGCTGGAGCGGCAGCTCCGCCTCGCCCGTTGGTACGTCGAACATAATCGACCCGGTCTGGCCTTGTTGGCGATCAGGGAGTGGATCATCAACAGAACCATTTTCGCCGGTGATGAAGCGGACCGGACCGGGTGGCTGGACTACCCCGGCACACGTCGCAGGATCGAGCGACAACTCAATGCGCGTGCTGATTGGCTCCGCGACTCGGGAAACGCCGACGGATGCGAGGGGGACAGAGTCGCAGCCGTCTGGTCGTCGGTGGCCAAATATCGAAACCAGATCGCGCACGCAGGGAATAGCGCTGATGCGAGAGCTCTCGGTGACAGGGTGGCTCCCAAGATCACCGCATGGATCGAGGATCTCGAAGCTCTGCACAGGGATGAGGGCGTGTGGGGCTCGGGCCATACGGGAACGAGCGGCACCGTCATTCTGCAGCCGCTGGGTACCAGTCCCGGTGTGCTCTATACCGTACTGAAAAAAGTTCCTCATGACAGCCTGATCGTGTTGGGGTCGGAACAGTCTCTCCCACTCGTGGATTCGGCCCTGGCCGCTGCGGGTGTGGACGTGCCGTCGACTCGCGTGCAGTTGGAAAGCCCTTGGCAGGCTCACAAGGAATTTCGCCGTGTGCGGCAGGAGATCGAGGCGGAGCTGCGGTCGGCGAGCGATCTCGTGGCCGTTTTGACCGGCGGGACGGCGGCGATGACGGTGTTGGTGAACAGTCTGGCGCGCTTCTCCGAGACCCTGGGAACACGTGTCCGGCGATTACTGTTACTGGACTCGCGGAACCCGGAAGTACAACGAACCGATCCGTGGCACCCGGGAGAGTTGGAGTGGATCGACGCGGAAGATTCGACGGTTACCGGCTAG
- the cas2 gene encoding CRISPR-associated endonuclease Cas2 has protein sequence MMPHLIVSYDVVDDNRRNRLAKLLKGYLQRVQKSVFEGELTARRHHTLRSRIEKVIDQDEDSVRIYLLCRRCVPALEIVGTGVPVEPPDEDIFV, from the coding sequence ATGATGCCACACCTGATCGTCTCCTACGACGTTGTCGACGACAATCGCCGCAACCGCCTGGCTAAGCTGCTCAAGGGCTATCTTCAACGGGTGCAGAAGAGCGTCTTCGAGGGTGAGTTGACTGCCCGGCGGCATCATACCCTGCGGAGCCGGATCGAGAAGGTGATCGACCAGGATGAAGATTCGGTACGGATCTATCTTCTCTGCCGACGCTGCGTACCGGCACTGGAGATCGTGGGGACGGGCGTTCCCGTGGAGCCTCCCGACGAAGACATTTTTGTCTGA
- the cas1 gene encoding CRISPR-associated endonuclease Cas1, giving the protein MRTLVVSQQGARLRLRGEELIVEQGAVKLATVRLGEILQLVMMGSIELTPAARAALLRRGIDTVFMTVGGRYLGRLIGASHGNAPLRISQYESLTVPSTAIRLARQIVKGKVTNQRRLLMRVQNRRPHPDRAAAIIRLAWCERELDSASEIDVIRGLEGDAASVYFGAFGGLMTHERFLFEGRNRRPPRDPVNAMLSFGYALLQASVEGAVYRAGLDPYLGALHAPRQGATALVFDLMEEFRPLAVDSLVLRLINQRQVDPGDFRRFQVGTAPEEILAADNDGVSSDTGGSSPESAPVVGVHLADAGRKILIGAYYRALRRRTHHVGRGMRLTLSRIIVEQAYALARWIQGQVDDYRPHCPR; this is encoded by the coding sequence ATGAGAACCCTCGTTGTTAGCCAGCAGGGAGCACGACTGCGTCTGCGCGGTGAAGAGCTGATCGTCGAGCAGGGGGCCGTCAAGCTGGCGACCGTCCGTCTTGGCGAAATTCTGCAACTCGTGATGATGGGCAGCATCGAGCTGACTCCGGCCGCTCGCGCGGCCTTGCTTCGGAGAGGTATCGACACGGTGTTCATGACCGTCGGCGGACGCTACCTGGGCCGGCTGATCGGTGCCTCACACGGGAATGCCCCGCTACGCATAAGCCAGTACGAGAGCTTGACGGTGCCCTCGACCGCCATCCGGCTCGCTCGACAGATTGTCAAGGGCAAGGTCACCAATCAGCGCCGGCTGTTGATGCGGGTACAAAACCGAAGGCCGCATCCAGACCGGGCAGCAGCGATCATCAGGCTCGCATGGTGTGAACGCGAGTTGGATTCCGCCTCCGAGATCGACGTGATTCGCGGTCTCGAGGGTGATGCGGCGTCGGTCTACTTCGGAGCCTTCGGAGGGTTGATGACCCACGAACGATTCCTTTTCGAAGGGCGCAACCGGCGCCCGCCTCGGGATCCGGTCAACGCTATGCTCAGTTTCGGCTACGCCTTGCTTCAGGCCAGTGTCGAAGGCGCTGTCTACCGCGCGGGGTTGGATCCCTACCTGGGCGCGCTCCATGCGCCCCGGCAGGGTGCCACGGCGCTGGTCTTCGATTTGATGGAGGAGTTCCGGCCGCTGGCGGTGGACTCGCTGGTGCTGCGCTTGATCAACCAGCGCCAGGTCGACCCCGGGGATTTTCGTAGATTCCAGGTGGGAACGGCACCGGAGGAGATCCTGGCAGCCGACAACGATGGGGTGTCCTCGGATACCGGGGGTTCCTCCCCGGAAAGTGCCCCGGTGGTGGGTGTCCACCTGGCCGATGCGGGCCGCAAGATTCTCATCGGGGCCTACTACCGTGCCCTGCGGCGGCGGACACACCACGTGGGCCGCGGCATGCGCCTGACCCTTTCAAGGATCATCGTGGAACAGGCTTACGCGCTTGCCCGATGGATCCAGGGGCAGGTTGACGACTACCGGCCCCATTGCCCGAGGTGA
- a CDS encoding CRISPR-associated primase-polymerase type A1 — protein MVEIPDLAEVERLAEAGQDELCRKLVRRVLDSIESLSADDLCRLARLAERLGMVVEATTLWQHRLEARPEDIEALEHLAAACQAAGDLAGAITMLERRVELPGVAAETFSDLLSLLVETGHRAQAGQVLDRLARERGVDDPLVSRLRDLLEEAGGGPSTGADEDEAAESESLPTDGDVLRFLHLFRGREDVYARMWKDADDRVGYSPVRRALTPKVVRDHLVGHVTVGSYVVRLDGSVGFFALDLDLVKSALASAEGNHARAVELRDKVRACGASIARKLGDMGLDVLVESSGFKGRHFWVFLDPPQPADRIHQLGRALLAELDPRDPDFSLEFFPKQGATGDKLGNLIKLPLGIHLRTGRRSLLLDDQGHPLDRPFARLRRVGSLDPRQLASLEARFAFVIPKTTDDGRTAAEPAARESPPPPMPPSGPAPPAPPPLWTAADFEQDPATVALLGGCPLLAELVRGTIEDQVITAKEISTLRATLGHLPRGVGAVNYLLDRCPGVPESAYMKTRLSGNPVSCQRVRQRLLPRFPDVACDCEFEGTEASYPTPLLHVSSESLSRSTAEAEIEAQDPERIGRRLGWIEHRLHELSEEAKRVRSRLIAYLRATGADRLDLGEGMWVLTEEEGVTSLRWKPRGGEASPAAEDPDENPRC, from the coding sequence ATGGTCGAAATCCCCGATCTGGCCGAGGTCGAGAGACTGGCGGAAGCAGGGCAGGACGAACTCTGTCGGAAACTCGTCCGGCGAGTGCTGGATTCCATCGAGTCGCTATCGGCAGACGATCTTTGTCGCCTGGCGCGACTGGCCGAACGGCTCGGCATGGTCGTGGAGGCCACGACCTTATGGCAGCACAGGCTAGAAGCCAGGCCGGAAGATATCGAAGCCCTCGAGCACCTGGCGGCGGCCTGCCAGGCGGCGGGTGATCTCGCCGGTGCGATCACCATGCTCGAAAGACGCGTGGAGCTACCCGGTGTCGCTGCCGAGACTTTCAGTGATCTTCTGTCTTTGCTCGTTGAAACCGGGCACCGTGCCCAGGCCGGACAGGTGCTCGATCGCCTGGCGCGAGAGCGGGGAGTCGACGACCCGCTCGTCAGCCGGTTGAGAGATCTTCTCGAGGAGGCTGGTGGGGGGCCGTCCACCGGCGCCGACGAGGACGAAGCAGCCGAGAGCGAGTCCCTGCCCACCGATGGCGATGTGCTCCGTTTTCTTCACCTGTTTCGTGGGCGCGAGGACGTCTACGCCCGCATGTGGAAGGACGCGGATGACAGGGTGGGTTACAGTCCGGTGCGCCGGGCGCTGACGCCCAAGGTCGTACGGGATCATCTGGTCGGCCACGTGACCGTGGGATCCTACGTCGTTCGCCTGGATGGCAGCGTGGGGTTCTTCGCCCTGGATCTCGACCTGGTCAAGTCGGCTTTGGCCTCCGCCGAGGGCAACCATGCCAGGGCCGTCGAACTCAGAGACAAGGTGCGCGCCTGCGGAGCGTCCATCGCCAGGAAACTCGGCGATATGGGTCTCGATGTGCTGGTGGAAAGTTCTGGCTTCAAGGGGCGCCATTTCTGGGTTTTTCTCGACCCGCCCCAGCCGGCGGACCGCATCCACCAACTGGGACGAGCGCTCCTGGCCGAGTTGGACCCCCGGGATCCGGACTTTTCCCTGGAGTTCTTCCCGAAACAGGGCGCAACGGGCGACAAGCTGGGGAACCTGATCAAGTTGCCTCTCGGGATTCATCTCCGCACCGGAAGGCGTTCTCTGCTCCTCGACGACCAGGGGCACCCTCTCGATCGCCCCTTCGCGCGGTTGAGACGGGTCGGTTCTTTGGATCCACGGCAGCTGGCGTCCCTCGAGGCTCGTTTCGCATTCGTCATTCCGAAGACCACGGACGACGGACGGACCGCTGCCGAGCCTGCTGCGCGGGAGTCACCGCCGCCGCCGATGCCGCCGTCAGGCCCCGCCCCCCCTGCGCCGCCGCCCCTGTGGACCGCCGCGGATTTCGAGCAGGATCCCGCTACCGTGGCTCTGCTCGGTGGGTGTCCCCTGTTGGCCGAACTGGTGCGTGGGACCATTGAAGACCAGGTGATCACGGCCAAGGAAATTTCCACACTTCGTGCCACCCTGGGCCATCTTCCGCGTGGCGTCGGAGCGGTGAACTACCTGCTTGATCGTTGCCCGGGTGTGCCGGAAAGCGCGTACATGAAGACACGGCTTTCAGGGAACCCGGTTTCCTGCCAAAGAGTGCGCCAACGTTTGCTGCCCCGCTTTCCCGACGTGGCTTGCGACTGCGAATTCGAGGGAACCGAAGCCAGTTACCCCACGCCGCTGCTGCACGTCAGCTCCGAGTCTCTTTCCAGGAGCACGGCCGAGGCGGAGATCGAGGCCCAGGATCCCGAGCGGATCGGCAGGCGACTCGGTTGGATCGAGCATCGTCTGCATGAGCTGTCGGAAGAGGCCAAGAGGGTGAGAAGCCGATTGATCGCATACCTGCGCGCCACAGGCGCCGACAGGCTCGATCTGGGGGAAGGAATGTGGGTTCTCACCGAGGAGGAAGGGGTGACCAGTCTGCGGTGGAAACCACGAGGTGGGGAGGCGTCGCCAGCAGCGGAAGATCCCGATGAGAACCCTCGTTGTTAG
- the ltaE gene encoding low-specificity L-threonine aldolase: MRPASAVDLRSDTVTLPTPDMRRVMAQAKVGDDVYDEDPTVIELEHLAAGLAGKQAGLFVPSGSMANLIAQMVHADRGSEVVLGEASHAVLYEVGAGAAIAGVQYSVIPGDGRFTAEQARERIKQPTFHTPGTSLLWIENTHNMGGGTIFPTAEIKAIAAVAREAGLPLHMDGARVFNAVVASGETLREVARDVDSLSFCLSKGLGAPVGSVLVGTREFRTRAHRFRKMLGGGMRQVGILAAAGIYALEHHVERLAEDHRRARRLAETLAEWPGVSVDVSAVETNIVMVDLHEANATDLARLCAERGVLFHALTPRRLRLVTHLDVDDAHIDRALEVISAALG; the protein is encoded by the coding sequence ATGAGACCCGCTTCGGCGGTGGATCTTCGTTCGGATACCGTGACCCTTCCCACTCCGGACATGCGCCGGGTCATGGCCCAGGCGAAGGTGGGCGATGATGTTTACGACGAGGACCCCACCGTCATCGAGCTCGAGCACCTGGCGGCCGGACTGGCGGGTAAGCAGGCCGGCCTTTTCGTGCCCTCCGGGTCGATGGCCAACCTCATCGCCCAGATGGTGCATGCGGACCGGGGGAGCGAGGTGGTGCTGGGCGAGGCGAGCCACGCCGTGCTCTACGAAGTCGGGGCCGGGGCGGCCATCGCCGGCGTGCAATACAGCGTGATTCCGGGTGACGGTCGCTTCACCGCCGAGCAGGCGCGGGAGAGGATCAAGCAGCCCACTTTCCACACCCCCGGCACGTCGCTGCTGTGGATCGAAAACACCCACAACATGGGGGGCGGGACGATTTTCCCGACCGCCGAGATCAAGGCCATCGCCGCCGTGGCCCGCGAAGCGGGGCTGCCGCTGCACATGGACGGAGCGCGGGTGTTCAACGCCGTGGTGGCCAGCGGCGAGACCCTGCGGGAGGTGGCGCGGGACGTGGATTCGCTGTCCTTCTGCCTGTCCAAGGGGCTTGGCGCTCCGGTGGGCTCTGTCCTGGTGGGAACCCGCGAGTTTCGCACCCGTGCCCATCGCTTCCGCAAGATGCTCGGCGGCGGGATGCGCCAGGTGGGCATCCTGGCCGCGGCGGGGATCTACGCCCTCGAGCACCACGTCGAACGCCTGGCCGAAGACCACCGCCGCGCCCGGCGCCTGGCGGAAACACTCGCGGAATGGCCCGGCGTGAGCGTCGACGTGTCGGCCGTGGAGACCAATATCGTGATGGTCGATCTGCACGAGGCGAATGCCACCGACCTCGCCCGCCTTTGCGCCGAGAGGGGGGTGCTCTTCCACGCCCTGACCCCCCGGCGCCTGCGCCTGGTCACCCACCTCGATGTGGACGACGCCCACATCGACCGGGCGCTGGAGGTGATCAGTGCGGCGTTGGGCTGA
- a CDS encoding response regulator yields the protein MSRPIEIPIRTRVIAAILLVCGCALLAAAVALFIVDTWSARSHLVDDLELIARAARAHCIHAVMERDPQQLERSLDFLRRNPRFVEIAIFLPDGSLFYHWKSHAETLEEDLAKQAADLTGDSYEWLQPLTAGGQAFGSLLLRAQPVPIIQRLWTYGRTGVLVMLLAVGLALPLASTISQRIVSPLERLAAIAERVEREGDCSLRIGSYPPDEIGALGRAFDKMLERIEERESELNRSRDELERRVEERTADLRQAKEAAESANRAKSEFLANVSHEIRTPMNGIIGMTDLALETELSSEQREYLRMVKDSAGSLLKVINDVLDFSKIEAGKLHLDPIRFQLAPWIEETVRLMGIAAREKNIDMACHVSSAVPDFVVADAFRIRQILVNLLGNALKFTPGGYVTVRADVVEQGDRWIDLALAVRDSGIGIPADKQAQIFKEFAQADGSTNRHYGGTGLGLAICRQLAAMMNGRIEVQSQPQQGSTFTAVLRMQRAADEDAGPAARLRLPHPPQVVLLGRHPEVQELIADSTRDLGASPLRPAEDWKVLETLLGEPAPGPADNVLIIDREITGMDPLGLVRTLRASSRGRNVRVFLRAFVGAEKPAAWDGLIDGVLAIPTTSHELHLALEGPIEAGAEAEAARARPADRKAERKRILVVEDNAVNRVLAAKLLEGAGYEVLLAENGYQALELLEEESVDLVLMDVQMPGMDGLEATREIRRREAARGGHLPIIALTALAMKGDREKHLAAGMDDYVTKPIDREQLEAAIQRALAPQASPVDTC from the coding sequence ATGTCCCGGCCGATAGAGATCCCGATTCGAACACGGGTGATCGCGGCCATTCTGCTGGTCTGCGGCTGCGCCCTGCTGGCCGCCGCGGTGGCCCTGTTCATTGTCGATACCTGGTCGGCCCGCTCGCACCTGGTCGACGACCTGGAACTGATCGCCCGGGCGGCCCGAGCCCACTGCATCCACGCAGTGATGGAGCGCGATCCTCAGCAGCTGGAGCGAAGCCTCGATTTCCTGCGCAGGAATCCCCGCTTCGTGGAGATCGCGATCTTCCTCCCCGATGGCAGCCTCTTCTACCACTGGAAGTCCCACGCTGAAACCCTCGAGGAAGACCTCGCGAAGCAGGCAGCGGATCTCACCGGAGACTCCTACGAGTGGCTTCAGCCCCTGACCGCCGGTGGCCAGGCTTTCGGCTCACTTCTCCTGCGGGCCCAGCCGGTCCCCATCATCCAGCGGCTGTGGACCTATGGCCGGACGGGCGTCCTGGTGATGCTGCTGGCTGTGGGGCTGGCCCTTCCCCTGGCGTCGACGATCTCCCAGCGGATCGTCTCTCCCCTCGAAAGGCTCGCCGCCATCGCCGAGCGGGTGGAACGCGAGGGCGACTGCTCCCTGAGAATCGGATCCTATCCCCCCGACGAAATCGGGGCGTTGGGGCGGGCCTTCGACAAGATGCTCGAACGCATCGAAGAGCGCGAGAGCGAACTGAACCGCTCCCGGGACGAACTCGAGCGCCGAGTCGAGGAGCGCACGGCGGACCTCCGGCAGGCCAAGGAAGCCGCGGAGTCCGCCAACCGCGCCAAGAGTGAATTCCTGGCCAACGTGAGCCATGAGATTCGCACACCGATGAACGGCATCATCGGCATGACCGACCTCGCCCTCGAGACCGAACTCTCGTCGGAACAGAGAGAGTACCTGCGCATGGTCAAGGACTCGGCGGGCTCCCTCCTCAAGGTGATCAACGACGTGCTCGACTTCTCCAAGATCGAAGCGGGCAAGCTGCACCTGGATCCGATTCGCTTCCAGCTGGCGCCGTGGATCGAGGAAACCGTCCGGCTCATGGGAATCGCAGCCAGGGAAAAGAACATCGACATGGCCTGCCACGTCAGCAGCGCAGTGCCGGACTTCGTCGTCGCCGACGCCTTTCGCATCCGGCAGATCCTGGTCAACCTGCTGGGCAATGCCTTGAAGTTCACTCCCGGTGGATATGTCACCGTCCGCGCCGATGTCGTCGAGCAAGGTGACCGGTGGATCGACCTGGCGCTGGCGGTTCGTGACAGCGGTATCGGCATCCCGGCGGACAAGCAGGCCCAGATCTTCAAGGAATTCGCCCAGGCCGACGGTTCGACGAACCGACACTATGGCGGTACGGGCCTCGGACTGGCGATCTGCCGCCAACTGGCCGCCATGATGAACGGCCGCATCGAAGTCCAGAGCCAACCCCAACAGGGAAGCACCTTCACCGCCGTGCTGCGCATGCAGCGTGCCGCCGACGAGGACGCCGGACCGGCTGCCCGCCTCCGGCTCCCGCACCCGCCCCAGGTAGTGCTGCTCGGTCGCCATCCCGAGGTCCAGGAATTGATCGCCGATAGCACCAGGGACCTGGGAGCCTCGCCCCTGCGGCCCGCGGAAGACTGGAAGGTTCTCGAAACGCTGCTGGGCGAGCCCGCCCCGGGGCCGGCCGACAACGTCCTGATCATCGACCGGGAGATCACCGGCATGGACCCCTTGGGGCTGGTCCGCACACTGCGGGCATCATCCCGCGGGCGCAACGTCAGGGTCTTCCTCCGCGCCTTTGTCGGGGCGGAGAAGCCGGCGGCGTGGGACGGGCTGATCGACGGCGTCCTGGCCATACCCACCACCTCGCACGAGCTGCATCTCGCCCTGGAAGGTCCGATCGAGGCCGGGGCGGAGGCCGAAGCGGCACGCGCCCGCCCCGCGGATCGCAAAGCCGAGCGCAAGCGGATCCTGGTCGTCGAGGACAATGCCGTCAACCGCGTCCTGGCCGCAAAACTCCTTGAAGGCGCAGGTTACGAAGTCCTCCTGGCCGAAAACGGGTACCAGGCCCTCGAGCTTCTCGAAGAGGAGAGCGTGGACCTGGTCCTGATGGACGTGCAGATGCCCGGAATGGACGGCCTGGAGGCCACCCGGGAGATCCGCCGGAGAGAAGCCGCCCGCGGCGGCCACCTGCCGATCATCGCCCTGACCGCCCTGGCCATGAAAGGCGACCGGGAAAAGCACCTGGCGGCGGGCATGGACGACTACGTCACCAAGCCCATCGACAGGGAGCAACTCGAGGCGGCCATCCAACGCGCGCTCGCCCCGCAAGCATCACCGGTAGACACCTGCTGA
- a CDS encoding DUF4097 family beta strand repeat-containing protein — translation MISHTLRVPLYLSMVLVLLPSPWALASTRVDRTVPAGPSVYVSVELVSGSLDVKVWDRNAIRVVGTLGDDVRGLEIDEGGGEVGISLDLPRGRGSRQVAADLELYVPRAASLEIETVSADVAVAGTTGDLEAETVSGNIRVTSPPSSMEISAVSGDVIIEGEALLSRLDVEVVSGEVVVTAPPAPAARIDIEAVSGNVRLALPVSVSARFDLETFSGSIRNDFGPQGAGAAGVLPAKELEFTMGEGSARVSVEVFSGRIHLARRE, via the coding sequence GTGATCAGCCATACTCTTCGCGTTCCCCTCTACCTTTCCATGGTGCTTGTCCTGCTCCCGTCGCCGTGGGCGCTGGCATCGACTCGTGTGGACAGAACCGTTCCCGCGGGCCCGAGCGTCTACGTCAGTGTCGAACTCGTCTCGGGATCGCTGGATGTCAAGGTCTGGGACCGCAACGCGATCCGTGTTGTCGGAACCCTGGGCGACGATGTGCGCGGCCTGGAGATCGACGAGGGAGGGGGAGAAGTGGGAATCTCCCTGGACCTGCCCCGGGGGCGTGGGTCGCGACAGGTTGCAGCCGACCTGGAACTCTACGTGCCGCGGGCGGCTTCCCTGGAGATCGAGACGGTTTCCGCGGACGTGGCTGTCGCAGGCACCACCGGTGACCTGGAAGCGGAGACCGTCAGTGGAAACATCCGCGTCACCTCCCCACCGTCTTCGATGGAGATCTCCGCCGTCAGTGGAGATGTCATCATCGAAGGGGAAGCGCTCCTTTCCCGGTTGGACGTCGAGGTGGTTTCCGGAGAGGTGGTGGTGACCGCCCCGCCCGCGCCGGCGGCGAGGATCGACATCGAGGCGGTCAGCGGCAATGTGCGCCTGGCCTTGCCGGTGTCGGTTTCCGCACGTTTCGACCTGGAGACCTTCAGCGGTAGCATCCGCAACGACTTCGGGCCCCAGGGGGCCGGGGCCGCCGGCGTACTTCCGGCCAAGGAGCTGGAGTTCACGATGGGAGAGGGAAGCGCCAGGGTTTCGGTGGAGGTCTTCAGCGGCCGGATTCATCTGGCGAGGCGGGAGTGA
- a CDS encoding RNA polymerase sigma factor, with amino-acid sequence MKALTQSDRAEPAKVDLDRLACRARAGSVEAFEAIYRAQVGRVMAVCLRLNGGCRGQAEDLVQETFVRAWQKLALYRPGTEFAAWLRRVAINVVLGARRSDQRRWKREQAAAPRPADGCHPGQKLDLERAIARLPAPQRHVFVLHDVEGLKHEEIARCLGIRVGTSKARLHRARARLQEEIAR; translated from the coding sequence GTGAAAGCCTTGACGCAATCGGACCGGGCCGAGCCCGCGAAGGTGGATCTCGACCGCCTGGCGTGCCGGGCGAGAGCCGGAAGCGTGGAGGCCTTCGAGGCGATCTACCGGGCTCAGGTGGGGCGGGTGATGGCGGTTTGCCTGCGACTGAACGGAGGTTGTCGGGGCCAGGCGGAGGACCTGGTCCAGGAGACCTTTGTCAGGGCCTGGCAGAAGCTCGCGCTCTACCGGCCGGGTACGGAGTTCGCGGCCTGGCTGCGCCGGGTGGCGATCAACGTGGTCCTCGGTGCTCGGCGCAGCGATCAGAGACGTTGGAAGCGGGAACAGGCGGCCGCCCCCCGGCCTGCCGACGGCTGCCATCCGGGTCAGAAGCTGGATCTCGAGCGGGCCATCGCCCGGCTGCCGGCGCCCCAGCGTCACGTCTTCGTGCTGCATGACGTGGAAGGCTTGAAACACGAGGAAATCGCCCGTTGCCTCGGCATCCGGGTCGGCACGTCGAAGGCGCGCCTGCACCGCGCCCGCGCCCGACTCCAAGAGGAGATCGCCCGATGA